The Oryza glaberrima chromosome 9, OglaRS2, whole genome shotgun sequence genome includes a window with the following:
- the LOC127784578 gene encoding uncharacterized protein LOC127784578 yields MSDPGRDSNMQQLIPIAPPPKASSGTTGKELVVVDGTGKASGGVKLREDEEDLEVKLRRIMENVPVRVSNTSGSSAGSGSGDFHQYRQMRRREQDRLARMDADYQKRKQMAEFELRREERLKEAEERTAKKRLKRQKKKQRKKEKKRSKTNNGGEQPNGGESSGGDEDLDDEDKP; encoded by the exons ATGTCAGATCCTGGGAGGGATAGCAACATGCAGCAGCTCATCCCGATAGCACCTCCACCAAAGGCTTCTTCTGGTACCACTGGCAAGGAGCTCGTGGTCGTGGATGGTACGGGAAAGGCTTCAGGAGGAGTCAAGCTACGGGAAGACGAGGAGGACCTGGAGGTGAAGCTCAGGCGCATCATGGAGAACGTCCCTGTCCGTGTCAGCAACACCTCCGGATCCTCTGCTGGTTCTGGCTCTGGTGATTTCCACCAG TATCGGCAAATGAGGAGGAGAGAACAGGACCGTCTTGCAAGGATGGATGCTGATTACCAGAAGAGGAAACAGATGGCTGAGTTTGAATTGAGGAGGGAGGAAAGGCTAAAAGAAGCAGAGGAGCGGACAGCAAAGAAGCGCCTGAAACGCCAAAAGAAGAAGCAgcggaagaaagagaagaaacgATCTAAAACTAATAATGGTGGCGAGCAACCTAACGGAGGGGAGTCGTCTGGTGGTGATGAGGATTTAGACGATGAAGATAAGCCATAG